The following are encoded in a window of Pseudomonadota bacterium genomic DNA:
- a CDS encoding glycosyltransferase family 2 protein: protein MEPTPKRIGDILVNHGAIARATLEKAAATSRGRLGDFLHAHGLIEGRALSHAVAQQAQLTMVDFSTNAPDDALFRPRDLDHYLAHRFVPYRREDGVLLLATPAPSAALAAFAASHYGEPIRFVITGRRDMADYFAQRAALTTTRRARLSLRRRRRHLVADRILLPHQSRSMLLLALLLGCVAIFIPATGWQMLLIACNLFYLTTLALKIMLYTHGRTAQREQATREHALKIAAQSLDAATLPVYSILIPMYHESSDVMARLIGHLNALDYPKEKLDIKLICEADDVETLHALRALRPPATMEILRVPPSTPRTKPKACNVALHHIRGDYLVIFDAEDAPATDQLRLAVAMFRAGPKNLACLQGSLNYYNRNENLLTQLFAIEYSAFFRLSLPALERLNLPIPLGGTSNHLCVAALNDAGGWDAFNVTEDADLGIRLAYLGYVTRTLPSLTLEEAPITVDAWMKQRTRWIKGYIQTWLVFTRDTAELKRRLGPAGYYGFQFFVGAPALTFLMAPFFWVAFLVSLLGVFPTPLSPTMLGLCLISFFGGIIGHWLFARAVMQLEGWDDMRKAVILYPLYWLLHSVAAARALWQLITAPHYWEKTRHGVSKGLKTPIAPHAADMQAKADGAIP, encoded by the coding sequence ATGGAACCCACCCCTAAGCGCATCGGCGATATTCTGGTGAACCACGGCGCCATTGCGCGCGCCACGCTGGAAAAAGCCGCCGCCACCAGCCGCGGTCGGCTGGGTGATTTCCTGCATGCGCATGGGCTGATCGAGGGCCGCGCCCTCAGCCACGCCGTCGCCCAGCAGGCGCAATTGACGATGGTGGATTTTTCCACCAATGCGCCCGATGACGCGCTTTTCCGCCCGCGCGATCTGGATCATTACCTCGCCCATCGCTTCGTCCCCTACCGGCGCGAAGACGGGGTGCTGCTGCTCGCCACCCCCGCCCCCAGCGCCGCCCTCGCCGCGTTTGCCGCCAGCCATTACGGCGAACCAATCCGCTTTGTCATCACCGGCAGGCGCGACATGGCGGATTATTTCGCGCAGCGGGCAGCACTCACCACCACCCGGCGGGCGCGCCTGTCGCTGCGCCGCCGCCGTCGCCATCTGGTCGCGGATCGGATTTTGCTACCGCATCAATCGCGCAGCATGCTGCTACTGGCGCTGCTGCTGGGCTGTGTCGCGATCTTTATTCCGGCGACGGGTTGGCAGATGCTGCTCATTGCCTGCAACCTGTTTTACCTGACCACCCTGGCGCTGAAAATCATGCTCTACACGCACGGCCGCACCGCCCAGCGCGAGCAAGCCACACGTGAGCACGCCCTCAAAATCGCTGCCCAATCACTCGATGCGGCAACGCTGCCGGTCTATTCCATCCTCATCCCCATGTACCATGAATCCTCCGACGTGATGGCGCGGCTGATCGGCCACCTGAACGCGCTGGATTACCCCAAGGAAAAGCTCGACATCAAACTCATCTGCGAAGCAGACGATGTGGAAACCCTGCACGCATTGCGCGCCTTGCGCCCACCCGCGACCATGGAAATCCTGCGCGTGCCGCCCTCCACCCCGCGCACCAAACCCAAGGCCTGCAATGTCGCCTTGCACCATATTCGCGGCGACTACCTCGTCATTTTCGATGCCGAAGACGCCCCCGCGACCGACCAGCTGCGCCTCGCCGTAGCAATGTTTCGCGCCGGGCCCAAAAACCTTGCCTGCCTGCAAGGCAGCCTCAACTACTATAACCGCAACGAGAACCTGCTGACCCAGCTGTTCGCCATCGAATACAGCGCGTTTTTCCGCCTGTCGCTGCCCGCGCTCGAACGGCTGAACCTGCCGATCCCCCTTGGCGGCACCAGCAACCACCTGTGCGTCGCCGCCCTTAACGATGCCGGCGGCTGGGATGCCTTCAACGTCACCGAAGACGCCGACCTTGGCATCCGCCTCGCCTATCTGGGCTATGTCACCCGCACCCTGCCCTCGCTGACGCTGGAGGAAGCCCCCATCACCGTGGATGCGTGGATGAAACAGCGCACCCGCTGGATCAAGGGCTACATCCAGACATGGCTGGTCTTCACGCGCGACACGGCGGAGCTGAAACGCCGCCTTGGCCCGGCGGGTTATTACGGCTTCCAGTTCTTCGTCGGCGCGCCGGCCCTCACCTTCCTGATGGCACCGTTTTTCTGGGTGGCATTCCTCGTCTCGCTGCTGGGCGTGTTCCCGACCCCGCTTTCCCCGACAATGCTGGGGCTGTGCCTTATTTCCTTCTTCGGCGGTATCATTGGCCATTGGCTGTTCGCGCGCGCTGTCATGCAGCTGGAAGGCTGGGATGATATGCGCAAAGCAGTCATCCTCTACCCGCTCTACTGGCTACTGCATTCGGTGGCGGCGGCGCGGGCGCTCTGGCAGCTCATCACCGCGCCGCATTATTGGGAAAAAACCCGCCACGGGGTGAGCAAGGGCCTAAAAACACCCATCGCCCCGCACGCCGCCGACATGCAAGCGAAAGCGGATGGGGCTATCCCCTGA
- the ykgO gene encoding type B 50S ribosomal protein L36, which translates to MKILSSLKSAKKRDKNCRVVRRKGRLYVINKQNPRMKARQG; encoded by the coding sequence ATGAAAATTCTCAGCTCATTGAAATCCGCCAAAAAGCGCGATAAAAACTGCCGCGTTGTTCGCCGCAAAGGCCGCTTGTATGTCATCAACAAGCAAAATCCGCGCATGAAAGCACGCCAGGGCTAG
- a CDS encoding DUF2061 domain-containing protein, which yields MSADPAPDRREARARSLAKAVSWRITGSIDTFILSWLITGDARIAGAISAVEVLTKIILFYVHERVWGKIRWGRPSAAN from the coding sequence ATGAGCGCTGATCCGGCACCTGACCGCCGGGAAGCGCGTGCACGTTCCCTTGCTAAAGCCGTCAGCTGGCGCATTACCGGCAGCATTGACACGTTTATCCTCAGCTGGCTCATCACGGGCGATGCCCGCATTGCCGGTGCCATTTCCGCCGTCGAAGTGCTGACCAAAATCATCCTGTTTTACGTGCATGAACGCGTCTGGGGTAAAATCCGCTGGGGCAGACCAAGCGCTGCCAACTAA
- the umuD gene encoding translesion error-prone DNA polymerase V autoproteolytic subunit, producing the protein MAHGGARKGAGRPKGKGRFNEPTKPMRVPLSMVGLIQDFAEGDGPDMGLPLYSSRVQAGYPSAADDHIETRIDLTRHLVKQPSSTFLVRASGDSMIDAGIRDGDLLIVDRNAKAVNGKVVVAAIDGELTVKFLIEKKGTAVLMPANPKFLPIPINSESGVHIWGVVTSSVHEH; encoded by the coding sequence ATGGCACATGGCGGCGCACGCAAAGGGGCAGGCAGGCCCAAAGGCAAAGGCCGGTTCAACGAGCCGACCAAACCCATGCGCGTGCCGCTCAGCATGGTCGGCCTGATCCAGGATTTCGCGGAAGGGGACGGGCCGGACATGGGCCTGCCGCTCTATTCCTCACGCGTGCAGGCGGGCTACCCATCGGCGGCGGATGACCATATCGAAACGCGGATCGACCTCACCCGCCATCTGGTCAAGCAGCCCTCTTCCACCTTCCTCGTGCGCGCCAGCGGCGACTCGATGATCGATGCCGGCATCCGCGACGGGGATCTGCTGATTGTGGATCGCAACGCCAAGGCCGTTAACGGCAAGGTCGTCGTCGCCGCGATTGATGGGGAACTGACCGTAAAATTCCTGATCGAGAAAAAAGGCACCGCGGTGCTGATGCCCGCAAACCCGAAGTTTCTGCCCATCCCCATCAACTCCGAAAGCGGCGTCCATATCTGGGGCGTCGTCACCAGCTCGGTGCATGAACACTAG
- a CDS encoding ABC-F family ATP-binding cassette domain-containing protein yields the protein MAARVLLALEEIHLTMGVRHLFEGVNLHICEGDKICLVGRNGAGKTTLMRLIMQEIELDAGKRFQLPGTRIGYLAQHIDFDDAQLVRDFVMNGLPAELRNEESAHRADRVMNPLSLDPNAPMGHLSGGQLRRAALAQALVAEPDVLLLDEPTNHLDLEATLWLENFLARTRSAIVCVSHDRAFLNAFTHRVFWIDHGIVRSCPTGYAGFDEWAEGILEQEARTIANMQKKLETELDWTQGGVTARRKRNQRRLSELHKLRAKLQNDKAAYNAKVQAIDLDPLKPTPSSKIVAEFKGVSKTFTRDGKKIKILDNFSRRILKGDRIGILGRNGSGKSTFLKMLIGELEPDDGLVFRSKKIDLAYFDQHRTALDPKKTLWKTLAPNGDYVYIGSGDERKHKHVAAYLKDFLFDPKRAKDDVGTLSGGMQNRLMLARTLINPGNLMILDEPTNDLDMDTLDMLQEILASYQGTLIIVSHDRDFLDRTVTEVLAFEGDSRIDSYIGGYTDYLAAKTGRAPVTKAAPAPAAPVKAKPASAAPSFTEMHELKKLPEMMAKLEQEIAELNAIIADAELYTKDPVRFDKTVRLLGRAQAKLEEAETRWLDLASRAEA from the coding sequence ATGGCGGCACGTGTCTTACTGGCTTTGGAAGAAATTCACCTGACGATGGGCGTGCGCCATCTGTTCGAGGGCGTGAACCTGCATATCTGCGAGGGCGATAAAATCTGCCTTGTCGGCCGCAACGGGGCAGGTAAAACCACGCTGATGCGCCTCATCATGCAGGAAATCGAGCTGGATGCGGGCAAGCGCTTCCAGCTGCCGGGCACCCGGATCGGCTATCTCGCCCAGCATATCGACTTCGACGACGCACAGCTGGTGCGCGATTTCGTGATGAACGGCCTGCCAGCGGAGCTGCGCAACGAGGAATCCGCCCACCGCGCCGACCGGGTGATGAACCCACTCTCGCTCGACCCGAACGCGCCAATGGGCCACCTGTCCGGCGGCCAGCTGCGCCGGGCGGCGCTCGCCCAGGCCCTCGTCGCCGAGCCGGATGTGCTGCTGCTCGACGAACCGACCAACCATCTCGACCTTGAAGCGACCCTGTGGCTGGAGAATTTCCTCGCCCGCACGCGCAGCGCCATCGTCTGCGTCAGCCATGACCGGGCGTTTCTGAACGCCTTCACCCACCGCGTGTTCTGGATCGACCACGGCATCGTGCGCAGCTGCCCGACCGGTTATGCCGGGTTCGATGAATGGGCCGAGGGCATTCTGGAGCAGGAAGCCCGCACCATCGCCAATATGCAAAAGAAGCTCGAAACCGAGCTCGACTGGACGCAAGGCGGCGTCACCGCGCGGCGCAAGCGCAACCAGCGGCGCCTGAGCGAGCTACACAAACTGCGCGCCAAACTACAAAACGACAAAGCGGCCTATAATGCAAAAGTCCAGGCGATTGACCTTGATCCGCTGAAGCCCACCCCCTCGTCGAAAATCGTCGCGGAGTTTAAGGGCGTCAGCAAAACCTTCACCCGCGACGGCAAGAAGATCAAGATTCTCGACAATTTCTCGCGCCGCATCCTCAAGGGCGACCGCATCGGCATTCTCGGCCGCAACGGCTCGGGCAAGTCGACCTTCCTGAAAATGCTCATCGGCGAGCTGGAGCCCGATGACGGGCTGGTGTTTCGTAGCAAGAAAATTGACCTCGCCTATTTCGACCAGCACCGCACCGCGCTCGATCCGAAAAAAACGCTGTGGAAGACCCTCGCCCCCAACGGCGATTATGTCTATATCGGCAGCGGCGACGAGCGCAAACACAAGCATGTCGCAGCGTATTTGAAGGATTTCCTGTTCGACCCCAAACGCGCCAAGGATGATGTGGGCACCCTCTCGGGCGGCATGCAGAACCGGCTGATGCTGGCGCGCACGCTTATTAACCCCGGCAACCTGATGATCCTCGATGAGCCGACCAACGACCTCGATATGGACACGCTCGACATGCTGCAGGAAATTCTCGCCAGCTATCAGGGCACGCTCATCATCGTCAGCCATGACCGCGACTTCCTCGACCGCACGGTGACCGAAGTGCTCGCCTTCGAGGGCGATTCGCGGATCGATTCCTATATCGGCGGCTACACGGATTACCTCGCCGCTAAAACCGGCCGCGCGCCCGTGACTAAGGCCGCCCCTGCCCCCGCCGCGCCCGTGAAAGCCAAGCCCGCCAGCGCCGCACCCAGCTTCACCGAAATGCACGAGCTGAAAAAACTGCCGGAGATGATGGCCAAGCTGGAGCAGGAAATCGCCGAGCTGAACGCCATTATCGCGGATGCCGAACTCTACACGAAAGACCCGGTGCGCTTCGATAAAACCGTCCGGCTGCTCGGCCGCGCGCAAGCGAAGCTGGAGGAAGCCGAAACCCGCTGGCTGGATTTAGCAAGCCGGGCGGAAGCTTAA
- a CDS encoding PLP-dependent aspartate aminotransferase family protein, whose product MSTRTTNPKWGFDTRAIHAEQQFDASTGAVITPIYATSTYVQSAPGEHLGFDYGRSHNPTRFAYERAVSNLEGGSGGFAFASGLAAASAVLELLEAGSHVIATDDLYGGTYRLFERVRKHSAKLEFSYVDFTQPGAFEAAIRPNTRMVWVETPTNPLLKLVDLEAVANVARARDLISVADNTFATPWIQRPLQFGFDVVIHSATKYLNGHSDIIGGMAVAGANHDIRDKVGFLQNATGGIAGPFDSFLAHRGVKTLGLRMERHCENALAVAQFLEKHSAIERVIYPGLPSHPQHALARRQMNGFGGMVSAIVNGGQTAATQMLKRCEVFTLAESLGGIESLIEHPALMTHASIPAEVRAKIGIDDGLIRLSVGIENVDDLIADLESALR is encoded by the coding sequence ATGAGCACCCGCACCACCAACCCCAAATGGGGCTTCGACACCCGCGCCATTCATGCCGAGCAGCAGTTCGATGCCAGCACCGGCGCGGTGATTACGCCGATTTACGCCACCTCGACCTATGTGCAATCCGCCCCCGGCGAGCATCTGGGCTTCGATTATGGCCGCAGTCACAACCCGACGCGCTTTGCCTATGAGCGCGCGGTCAGCAATCTTGAAGGCGGCAGCGGCGGGTTCGCGTTTGCTTCCGGCCTTGCCGCCGCATCCGCCGTGCTGGAGCTGCTGGAAGCGGGCAGCCATGTGATTGCCACGGATGATCTTTATGGCGGCACCTACCGCCTGTTCGAGCGCGTGCGCAAACATTCGGCGAAGCTGGAATTTTCCTATGTCGATTTTACCCAGCCCGGCGCGTTTGAGGCGGCTATCCGCCCCAACACCCGCATGGTGTGGGTGGAAACGCCGACCAACCCGCTGCTGAAGCTGGTCGATCTCGAGGCCGTTGCCAACGTCGCCCGCGCGCGCGATCTCATCAGCGTGGCGGATAACACGTTTGCGACGCCGTGGATCCAGCGGCCGCTGCAGTTTGGGTTCGATGTGGTCATCCATTCGGCGACGAAATACCTTAACGGCCATTCCGATATTATCGGCGGCATGGCGGTGGCCGGGGCCAACCACGATATCCGCGATAAGGTCGGGTTCCTGCAGAACGCGACGGGCGGCATCGCCGGGCCGTTCGATAGTTTCCTCGCCCATCGCGGCGTGAAAACGCTCGGCCTGCGCATGGAGCGCCATTGCGAGAATGCACTCGCCGTCGCGCAGTTCCTCGAAAAACATTCCGCCATCGAGCGGGTGATTTATCCCGGCCTGCCAAGCCACCCGCAGCACGCGCTCGCCCGGCGGCAGATGAACGGCTTTGGTGGCATGGTCAGTGCCATCGTCAACGGCGGGCAGACGGCGGCGACGCAGATGCTCAAGCGCTGCGAAGTGTTCACCCTGGCGGAAAGCCTCGGCGGCATCGAGAGCCTGATCGAGCATCCGGCGTTGATGACGCATGCCAGCATCCCGGCGGAGGTGCGCGCCAAAATCGGCATCGATGACGGGCTGATTCGCCTGTCGGTCGGCATCGAGAACGTGGATGATTTAATCGCGGATCTGGAAAGCGCGTTGCGTTAA